From a single Nocardioides panacis genomic region:
- a CDS encoding HGxxPAAW family protein, with protein MAHHGNTPAAWTGVLVILVGFVVGGLGLVIGNWPMFWVGVVIGVLGPVVGKVMQRMGLGAEQVPASRH; from the coding sequence ATGGCTCACCACGGCAACACCCCCGCCGCCTGGACCGGGGTGCTGGTCATCCTGGTCGGCTTCGTCGTCGGGGGTCTCGGCCTCGTCATCGGCAACTGGCCGATGTTCTGGGTCGGCGTCGTGATCGGCGTGCTCGGCCCGGTCGTCGGCAAGGTCATGCAGCGGATGGGTCTGGGCGCCGAGCAGGTGCCCGCCTCGCGTCACTGA
- a CDS encoding Trp biosynthesis-associated membrane protein, which produces MAERPRSRSFGPVVLLGLGGAALAAVAGAHDWARTTGSAAGTPVTAVAKGSESAPLVVALALVALAAWGVVLVVRLRTRRVVSVLGVLASAGALAATLASHGRAQADSLTAVMAKGASGADAFSTAVTGWYYAAAVGGLLSTVAFVLALLWAPRWPAMGSRYDAPAAQADARATAPVGEQDMWRALDDGRDPTA; this is translated from the coding sequence ATGGCTGAGCGGCCGCGCAGCCGCTCGTTCGGGCCGGTCGTCCTGCTCGGGCTCGGCGGAGCCGCGCTGGCGGCCGTCGCGGGCGCGCACGACTGGGCCCGCACCACCGGCAGCGCGGCCGGCACCCCGGTGACCGCCGTCGCGAAGGGCTCGGAGTCCGCGCCGCTGGTCGTCGCGCTCGCGCTGGTGGCCCTGGCCGCCTGGGGCGTGGTCCTGGTGGTCCGCCTGCGGACCCGGCGCGTGGTCTCCGTGCTCGGCGTGCTCGCCTCGGCCGGCGCGCTCGCCGCCACCCTCGCCTCGCACGGCCGCGCGCAGGCCGACTCGCTGACCGCCGTGATGGCGAAGGGGGCGTCCGGCGCCGACGCCTTCAGCACCGCGGTCACCGGCTGGTACTACGCGGCCGCCGTCGGAGGGCTGCTCAGCACCGTGGCCTTCGTGCTCGCCCTGCTGTGGGCGCCTCGGTGGCCGGCGATGGGCAGCAGGTACGACGCGCCGGCTGCCCAGGCCGACGCCCGCGCGACCGCTCCGGTCGGCGAGCAGGACATGTGGCGCGCGTTGGACGACGGGCGCGACCCGACCGCCTGA
- the hisI gene encoding phosphoribosyl-AMP cyclohydrolase, translating to MTSLAPDIADRLKRDAQGLVAAVVQQHDTGEVLMVGWMDDEALHRTLTTGRTTFWSRSRQELWVKGETSGHRQHVKEVRLDCDGDTLLVKVDQEGPACHTGDRTCFDASTLPLSDG from the coding sequence ATGACATCGCTCGCTCCGGACATCGCGGACCGTCTCAAGCGGGACGCGCAGGGACTCGTGGCGGCGGTCGTGCAGCAGCACGACACCGGCGAGGTGCTGATGGTCGGCTGGATGGACGACGAGGCGCTGCACCGCACCCTCACCACCGGGCGTACGACGTTCTGGAGCCGGTCGCGCCAGGAGCTGTGGGTCAAGGGCGAGACGTCCGGCCACCGCCAGCACGTCAAGGAGGTCCGCCTCGACTGCGACGGCGACACGCTGCTGGTCAAGGTCGACCAGGAGGGCCCGGCCTGCCACACCGGCGACCGCACCTGCTTCGACGCCTCCACGCTCCCGCTGTCCGATGGCTGA
- a CDS encoding ABC transporter ATP-binding protein, with protein sequence MTSTTTGPQTGPPTGTSMDSGESMRAMRTIARGIELSPELKDGIRGTLAFAVLSTLGRIVVPVAVQQTLDKGVNAPGGPDVAFTATVMMVAAVAVVVTGLASYQMTYRLFTSAERGLATLRIKAFRHVHDLPLLTQNTERRGALVSRVTSDVDQVSQFLIFGGIISIVSFGQILVATLVMAYYSWQLTIVVWVCFLPLFLSLRYFQRRLSAAYGTVRQQVGVMLSAVSEPVVGAATVRSYAIEGRTQERIDTAIDRYKAASTKAQGLTAFSFSLGGVSAGLANAGVLIVGVLLGVDGDITAGKVLAFAFLVTLFVGPVQIGTQVLTDAQNAIAGWRRVIGILDTPADVVDPGDAGTRLPDEPVTISFEDVGFAYPGGAPVLHGIDLEIAPNTRLAVVGETGSGKTTLAKLLTRLMDPSSGVVRLHGSDLRDVPFSSLRERVVLVPQEGFLFDSTLRANALYGKLDASDEEILTGVEQLGLTDWLETLPRGLDTRVGQRGESLSAGERQLVALLRAHLADPELLVLDEATSAVDPALEMRIARALERLTKGRTSVTIAHRMTTAENADEVVVVDKGRVVQRGPHADLVAEGGVYGRLHASWAAQQSSH encoded by the coding sequence GTGACCAGCACCACGACGGGCCCCCAGACGGGCCCCCCGACCGGCACCAGCATGGACTCCGGCGAGTCGATGCGGGCGATGCGCACGATCGCCCGCGGCATCGAGCTGTCGCCGGAGCTCAAGGACGGCATCCGCGGGACGCTCGCGTTCGCGGTGCTCTCGACGCTCGGCCGGATCGTCGTGCCGGTCGCCGTGCAGCAGACCCTCGACAAGGGCGTGAACGCACCCGGCGGTCCCGACGTCGCCTTCACCGCGACGGTGATGATGGTCGCCGCGGTCGCCGTGGTGGTGACCGGCCTGGCGTCGTACCAGATGACCTACCGGCTGTTCACCAGCGCCGAGCGCGGCCTGGCCACCCTGCGGATCAAGGCGTTCCGGCACGTCCACGACCTGCCGCTGCTCACCCAGAACACCGAGCGGCGCGGCGCCCTGGTGTCCCGGGTCACCAGCGACGTCGACCAGGTCTCGCAGTTCCTGATCTTCGGCGGCATCATCTCGATCGTCTCGTTCGGCCAGATCCTGGTCGCCACCCTGGTGATGGCCTACTACAGCTGGCAGCTGACGATCGTGGTCTGGGTCTGCTTCCTGCCGCTGTTCTTGTCCCTGCGCTACTTCCAGCGCCGGCTCTCCGCGGCCTACGGCACCGTCCGCCAGCAGGTCGGCGTGATGCTGAGCGCCGTCTCGGAGCCGGTCGTGGGGGCGGCCACCGTCCGGTCCTACGCGATCGAGGGGCGCACCCAGGAGCGCATCGACACCGCCATCGACCGCTACAAGGCCGCCAGCACCAAGGCGCAGGGCCTGACCGCGTTCTCCTTCTCGCTCGGCGGGGTGTCGGCCGGCCTCGCGAACGCCGGCGTGCTGATCGTCGGCGTGCTGCTCGGCGTCGACGGCGACATCACCGCGGGCAAGGTGCTGGCCTTCGCGTTCCTGGTCACGCTGTTCGTCGGCCCCGTGCAGATCGGCACGCAGGTGCTCACCGACGCCCAGAACGCCATCGCCGGGTGGCGCCGGGTGATCGGCATCCTGGACACCCCGGCCGACGTCGTCGACCCCGGTGACGCGGGCACCCGGCTGCCGGACGAGCCGGTGACGATCTCCTTCGAGGACGTCGGGTTCGCCTACCCCGGCGGCGCCCCGGTGCTGCACGGGATCGACCTGGAGATCGCCCCCAACACCCGGCTCGCGGTGGTCGGCGAGACCGGCTCGGGCAAGACCACGCTGGCCAAGCTGCTGACCCGGCTGATGGACCCGAGCTCCGGCGTCGTACGCCTGCACGGGTCGGACCTGCGCGACGTGCCGTTCTCGTCGCTGCGCGAGCGGGTCGTGCTGGTGCCGCAGGAGGGCTTCCTGTTCGACTCGACGCTGCGGGCCAACGCGCTCTACGGCAAGCTCGACGCCAGCGACGAGGAGATCCTCACCGGCGTCGAGCAGCTCGGGCTGACCGACTGGCTGGAGACCCTGCCGCGCGGCCTGGACACCCGCGTCGGCCAGCGCGGCGAGTCGCTGTCGGCGGGGGAGCGGCAGCTCGTCGCCCTGCTCCGGGCGCACCTCGCCGACCCCGAGCTGCTGGTCCTCGACGAGGCGACCAGCGCGGTCGACCCCGCCCTGGAGATGCGGATCGCCCGGGCCCTGGAGCGGCTCACCAAGGGCCGCACCTCGGTGACGATCGCGCACCGGATGACCACCGCCGAGAACGCCGACGAGGTGGTGGTGGTCGACAAGGGCCGGGTCGTGCAACGCGGCCCGCACGCCGACCTGGTCGCCGAGGGGGGCGTCTACGGCCGCCTGCACGCCTCCTGGGCCGCCCAGCAGTCCTCCCACTGA
- a CDS encoding ABC transporter ATP-binding protein produces MTNREGTLRDGFAVLGVAIRREPWIFTLSTLGSVLFGALTVADAWVLGWSTDHVVLPAFDDGDIRPGGLLTILALFVAVAILRAVGIVARRLGAGVMQYRMQAHYRRDVTRQYLRLPMSWHQQHPTGQLLSNANSDVEAAWAPIAPLPMAVGTVAMMVIAVAQMLFTDLVLAVVGLLVFPIVIVTNIVYQRWQSPLMTRAQALRAELSEVAHESFDGALVVKSLGRETEETARFAAKAHALRDVNVRAGRIRAVFDPVLEALPSLGVLAVLAVGVLRVEMGATDPGNVVTVAYLLTIVSFPIRSLGWLVGEFPRSVVGFRRVQAVLDATGEMAYGAREIARTAAGARLDVRGLAYHYVDGPPLLQGLTFSVEPGRTVAVVGATASGKSTMTSLLVRLVDPDEGQVLVDGVDLRELAPGALAQHVALVAQQAFLFDDTVRGNVTLGADVSDDGVWASLRTAQADGFVAALPQGLDTRLGERGTTLSGGQRQRLSLARALVRHPRLLVMDDATSAVDPEVEARILAALRTGSADSSVVVVAYRKATIALADEVVYLADGRIDDQGTHADLLARNPGYADLVNAYEQEADSESGEVSVP; encoded by the coding sequence GTGACGAACAGGGAGGGGACGCTGCGCGACGGTTTCGCCGTCCTGGGCGTCGCCATCCGGCGCGAGCCCTGGATCTTCACCCTCTCCACCCTGGGCAGCGTGCTGTTCGGCGCGCTGACCGTCGCGGACGCCTGGGTGCTCGGCTGGTCGACCGACCACGTCGTGCTGCCGGCCTTCGACGACGGGGACATCCGTCCCGGCGGGCTGCTGACCATCCTGGCGCTGTTCGTGGCGGTGGCGATCCTGCGGGCCGTCGGCATCGTCGCGCGCCGGCTCGGTGCCGGCGTCATGCAGTACCGCATGCAGGCGCACTACCGGCGTGACGTCACCCGCCAGTACCTCCGGCTGCCGATGTCGTGGCACCAGCAGCACCCCACCGGCCAGCTGCTCTCCAACGCGAACTCCGACGTCGAGGCCGCCTGGGCGCCGATCGCGCCGCTGCCGATGGCGGTCGGCACGGTCGCGATGATGGTGATCGCGGTCGCCCAGATGCTCTTCACCGACCTGGTGCTCGCCGTCGTCGGCCTGCTGGTGTTCCCGATCGTGATCGTCACGAACATCGTCTACCAGCGCTGGCAGTCGCCGCTGATGACCCGGGCGCAGGCGCTGCGCGCCGAGCTCAGCGAGGTCGCCCACGAGTCGTTCGACGGGGCGCTGGTGGTCAAGAGCCTGGGCCGCGAGACCGAGGAGACCGCCCGGTTCGCGGCCAAGGCGCACGCCCTGCGCGACGTGAACGTCCGGGCCGGCCGGATCCGCGCCGTGTTCGACCCGGTGCTCGAGGCGCTGCCGAGCCTCGGCGTCCTCGCCGTGCTGGCGGTCGGCGTGCTGCGGGTCGAGATGGGCGCCACGGACCCCGGCAACGTCGTCACGGTGGCCTACCTGCTCACCATCGTGTCGTTCCCGATCCGCTCGCTCGGCTGGCTGGTCGGGGAGTTCCCGCGCAGCGTCGTCGGCTTCCGGCGCGTGCAGGCGGTGCTCGACGCGACCGGCGAGATGGCGTACGGCGCCCGCGAGATCGCCCGCACCGCCGCGGGTGCCCGGCTCGACGTGCGCGGCCTGGCCTACCACTACGTCGACGGGCCGCCGCTCCTGCAGGGCCTCACCTTCAGCGTCGAGCCCGGACGGACCGTCGCGGTGGTCGGCGCCACCGCCAGCGGCAAGTCCACGATGACCTCCCTGCTCGTGCGGCTCGTCGACCCGGACGAGGGGCAGGTGCTGGTCGACGGCGTGGACCTGCGCGAGCTCGCGCCCGGTGCGCTGGCCCAGCACGTCGCGCTGGTGGCGCAGCAGGCGTTCCTGTTCGACGACACCGTGCGCGGCAACGTCACGCTCGGCGCCGACGTCTCCGACGACGGGGTGTGGGCGTCGCTGCGGACCGCGCAGGCCGACGGCTTCGTCGCCGCGCTGCCCCAGGGCCTCGACACCCGGCTGGGGGAGCGGGGCACCACGCTCTCCGGCGGCCAGCGGCAGCGGCTCTCGCTGGCCCGCGCCCTGGTCCGGCACCCGCGGCTGCTGGTGATGGACGACGCGACCTCCGCGGTCGACCCCGAGGTGGAGGCGCGGATCCTCGCGGCCCTGCGCACCGGTTCCGCGGACTCCAGCGTGGTCGTGGTGGCCTACCGCAAGGCCACGATCGCCCTGGCCGACGAGGTGGTCTACCTCGCCGACGGCCGGATCGACGACCAGGGCACCCACGCGGACCTGCTGGCCCGCAACCCCGGCTACGCCGACCTGGTGAACGCCTACGAGCAGGAGGCCGACAGCGAGAGCGGGGAGGTGAGCGTCCCGTGA
- a CDS encoding maleylpyruvate isomerase family mycothiol-dependent enzyme: MSRRVGRRDFPVLVEKLRGGPPRLSPYAVPQLDSVLNTLEFFVHHEDIRRAQPGWSARDLGDPREKVLWSMLGTAGKGLLRGSPVGVTAENAITGSRKALKTGAPTVTVRGLPSEITLFVFGRRDQARVELLGDDADVAGLNGTSLGI; the protein is encoded by the coding sequence GTGTCCCGGCGGGTCGGCCGGCGCGACTTCCCGGTGCTGGTGGAGAAGCTCCGCGGCGGGCCGCCGCGGCTGTCGCCGTACGCCGTCCCGCAGCTCGACTCGGTCCTGAACACCCTGGAGTTCTTCGTGCACCACGAGGACATCCGGCGGGCCCAGCCCGGCTGGTCCGCCCGCGACCTGGGCGACCCGAGGGAGAAGGTGCTGTGGTCGATGCTCGGCACCGCCGGCAAGGGGCTGCTGCGCGGCTCGCCCGTCGGGGTCACGGCCGAGAACGCCATCACCGGCTCCCGCAAGGCGCTCAAGACCGGGGCCCCGACCGTGACGGTCCGCGGGCTGCCGAGCGAGATCACCCTGTTCGTGTTCGGTCGCCGGGACCAGGCCCGCGTCGAGCTGCTCGGCGACGACGCCGACGTCGCAGGTCTCAACGGGACCTCCCTCGGGATCTGA
- the priA gene encoding bifunctional 1-(5-phosphoribosyl)-5-((5-phosphoribosylamino)methylideneamino)imidazole-4-carboxamide isomerase/phosphoribosylanthranilate isomerase PriA, translated as MSDYLELLPAVDIADGQAVQLVQGVAGSEKRFGDPVEAALNWQRRGAEWIHLVDLDAAFGRGHNRDLLARIVGTLDIKVEMSGGIRDDASLEAAMATGCRRVNIGTAALEQPEWCAAAIATYGDRVAVGLDVRGRTLAARGWTEEGGDLYDVLARLDAEGCARYVVTDVHKDGMLQGPNLDLLRSVCAATDRPVVASGGITELTDLSALMTLVPEGVEGAIVGTALYEGRFTLEDGLALTRPARDGAR; from the coding sequence ATGAGCGACTACCTCGAGCTGCTGCCCGCCGTCGACATCGCGGACGGCCAGGCCGTCCAGCTGGTGCAGGGAGTGGCCGGCTCGGAGAAGCGCTTCGGCGACCCCGTCGAGGCGGCCCTGAACTGGCAGCGCCGGGGCGCCGAGTGGATCCACCTCGTCGACCTCGACGCGGCGTTCGGGCGTGGCCACAACCGCGACCTGCTCGCCCGGATCGTCGGCACCCTGGACATCAAGGTCGAGATGAGCGGCGGCATCCGCGACGACGCCTCCCTCGAGGCCGCGATGGCGACCGGCTGCCGCCGGGTGAACATCGGCACCGCGGCCCTCGAGCAGCCGGAGTGGTGCGCGGCGGCCATCGCGACGTACGGCGACCGGGTGGCCGTCGGGCTCGACGTGCGCGGCCGGACGCTGGCGGCCCGCGGCTGGACCGAGGAGGGCGGCGACCTGTACGACGTCCTGGCCCGTCTCGACGCCGAGGGCTGTGCGCGCTACGTGGTCACCGACGTCCACAAGGACGGCATGCTCCAGGGGCCGAACCTCGACCTGCTGCGCTCGGTGTGCGCCGCGACCGACCGGCCGGTCGTCGCCTCGGGCGGCATCACCGAGCTCACCGACCTGTCCGCGCTGATGACGCTGGTGCCCGAGGGCGTCGAGGGCGCGATCGTCGGCACCGCGCTCTACGAGGGCCGGTTCACCCTCGAGGACGGCCTGGCGCTGACCCGGCCCGCCCGGGACGGCGCCCGATGA
- a CDS encoding diguanylate cyclase domain-containing protein: MTQLSTGTSIAEVIADGAVVSVYQSIVDLQTGAVVAYEALARGPEGDLASPDALFAAAREAGLLAQLDEACRAAAFRGAVEKGLLAPLTVFVNVEPEVLDAAPVEDLVAIADAAPGELRIVLEITERALAARPAELLRTVERVRSLGWGVALDDVGAEPASLAFMPLLRPDVVKLDLSLVQRQPTPAIAEIMNAVNSYAERTGAVVLAEGIETERHLRTARALGATLGQGWLFGRPTAEPDPRLPIQALVLPSGCADRDGTATDSPFGCLPPGTPLRRSPKRLLVELSKQLEREAIRIGESCVVASTFQHAHHFTPATIARYRDLVERTGFVCTLGEDLSQEPVPGLRGADLAEHDPVRGEWDVVVVSPHFNAALLARDLGDTGPDLDRMFEYALTYQGDTVVRAGQALLSRVAPRPVGARPAARPAGAAEAGPVDGLSPRVAAAGLPGRPGRAATTGDALLERALGATNSGVTIADMTRPDYPLVFANAAFEGLAGFRTDELLGRNCRFLQGPDTDRAAISRIRDAIVAGDECRELLLNYRGPDRRPWWNEVHLSPVTDADGRVVQYIGVQNDVTDRVEAERALRQETDRAHAYLARIEQLAYTDPLTGLMNRRRFEERVEAELWEAQVGDSALALLFLDLDGFKAVNDSLGHAGGDELLQVTAQRLRSHLRRSDLLARLGGDEFLVAVTGLDVATARATAEDIADQLADAVRQPAEVRGQQVTVSTSIGISVFPEDAREFGRLVHAADARMYALKQPR; encoded by the coding sequence GTGACACAGCTCTCCACCGGCACGTCGATCGCCGAGGTCATCGCCGACGGTGCCGTCGTCAGCGTCTACCAGTCGATCGTCGACCTGCAGACCGGCGCCGTCGTGGCATACGAGGCCCTGGCCCGCGGCCCCGAGGGTGACCTCGCCTCGCCGGACGCGCTGTTCGCGGCGGCCCGGGAGGCCGGCCTGCTCGCCCAGCTCGACGAGGCGTGCCGGGCGGCGGCGTTCCGCGGTGCCGTCGAGAAGGGCCTGCTCGCCCCGCTGACCGTCTTCGTCAACGTCGAGCCCGAGGTGCTGGACGCCGCACCCGTCGAGGACCTGGTCGCGATCGCCGACGCCGCGCCGGGCGAGCTGCGGATCGTCCTGGAGATCACCGAGCGTGCGCTCGCCGCGCGCCCGGCGGAGCTGCTGCGCACCGTCGAGCGGGTCCGCAGCCTCGGCTGGGGCGTCGCGCTCGACGACGTCGGCGCCGAACCCGCGTCGCTGGCCTTCATGCCCCTGCTGCGCCCCGACGTGGTCAAGCTCGACCTCAGCCTGGTGCAGCGGCAGCCGACACCGGCGATCGCCGAGATCATGAACGCGGTCAACTCCTACGCCGAGCGCACCGGTGCCGTGGTGCTCGCCGAGGGCATCGAGACCGAGCGGCACCTGCGGACGGCCCGCGCCCTGGGCGCGACGCTCGGCCAGGGCTGGCTGTTCGGCCGGCCCACCGCCGAGCCCGACCCGCGGCTGCCGATCCAGGCCCTGGTGCTGCCCTCGGGCTGCGCGGACCGGGACGGGACGGCGACGGACTCGCCGTTCGGCTGCCTGCCGCCCGGGACGCCGCTGCGTCGCTCCCCGAAGCGGCTGCTCGTCGAGCTCAGCAAGCAGCTCGAGCGCGAGGCGATCCGGATCGGCGAGTCCTGCGTGGTCGCCTCCACCTTCCAGCACGCGCACCACTTCACTCCGGCCACCATCGCGCGCTACCGCGACCTGGTCGAGCGGACCGGGTTCGTCTGCACCCTCGGCGAGGACCTGTCCCAGGAGCCGGTCCCCGGCCTGCGCGGCGCCGACCTCGCCGAGCACGACCCGGTGCGCGGCGAGTGGGACGTCGTCGTGGTCAGCCCGCACTTCAACGCGGCCCTGCTGGCCCGCGACCTCGGGGACACCGGGCCGGACCTGGACCGGATGTTCGAGTACGCCCTGACCTACCAGGGCGACACCGTCGTGCGGGCCGGCCAAGCGCTGCTGTCCCGGGTCGCCCCGCGGCCGGTCGGCGCCCGACCGGCCGCCCGGCCGGCCGGCGCGGCGGAGGCGGGGCCGGTCGACGGGCTCTCCCCGCGGGTCGCCGCGGCCGGCCTGCCGGGCCGTCCGGGCCGCGCCGCGACCACCGGGGACGCGCTGCTCGAGCGGGCGCTCGGCGCGACCAACAGCGGCGTGACGATCGCGGACATGACCCGGCCCGACTACCCGCTGGTGTTCGCGAACGCCGCGTTCGAGGGGCTGGCCGGCTTCCGGACCGACGAGCTGCTCGGCCGCAACTGCCGGTTCCTCCAGGGACCGGACACCGACCGGGCCGCCATCTCCCGGATCCGGGACGCGATCGTCGCGGGCGACGAGTGCCGCGAGCTGCTGCTGAACTACCGCGGTCCCGACCGCCGGCCGTGGTGGAACGAGGTGCACCTCTCGCCGGTGACCGACGCCGACGGCCGCGTCGTGCAGTACATCGGCGTGCAGAACGACGTGACCGACCGCGTCGAGGCCGAGCGGGCGCTGCGTCAGGAGACCGACCGGGCCCACGCCTACCTCGCCCGGATCGAGCAGCTGGCCTACACCGACCCGCTGACCGGCCTGATGAACCGCCGCCGCTTCGAGGAGCGCGTCGAGGCCGAGCTGTGGGAGGCGCAGGTGGGTGACAGCGCGCTGGCGCTGCTGTTCCTGGACCTCGACGGGTTCAAGGCGGTCAACGACTCGCTCGGGCACGCCGGGGGCGACGAGCTCCTGCAGGTCACCGCGCAGCGGCTGCGGTCGCACCTGCGGCGCAGCGACCTGCTGGCCCGGCTCGGCGGCGACGAGTTCCTGGTCGCCGTCACCGGGCTGGACGTCGCCACCGCGCGGGCGACCGCCGAGGACATCGCCGACCAGCTCGCGGACGCGGTCCGGCAGCCGGCGGAGGTCCGCGGCCAGCAGGTCACCGTGTCCACCAGCATCGGGATCAGCGTGTTCCCCGAGGACGCCCGGGAGTTCGGACGACTGGTGCACGCGGCGGACGCGCGGATGTACGCCCTCAAGCAGCCGCGCTAG
- the hisH gene encoding imidazole glycerol phosphate synthase subunit HisH, which translates to MTDVVVFDYGSGNTRSAVRALERAGADVTLTSDRAAAMDCDGLVVPGVGAFRACVEGLRAAKGHEIVGRRLAGGRPVLGICVGMQVLFEHGVEHGVDTPGLDEWPGVVERLQAPVVPHMGWNTVEVPEGTRLFDGVAGERFYFVHSYGVREWVLRTNDRTRAPLVTWATHGGDRFVAAVENGPLTATQFHPEKSGDAGAALLRNWVDSLKG; encoded by the coding sequence GTGACCGACGTCGTCGTCTTCGACTACGGGTCGGGGAACACCCGCTCCGCCGTGCGTGCGCTCGAACGGGCCGGCGCGGACGTCACGCTGACCTCCGACCGGGCCGCCGCGATGGACTGCGACGGGCTCGTGGTGCCGGGCGTCGGCGCCTTCCGGGCCTGCGTCGAGGGGCTGCGCGCGGCCAAGGGGCACGAGATCGTCGGCCGCCGCCTCGCCGGCGGCCGGCCGGTCCTGGGCATCTGCGTGGGCATGCAGGTGCTGTTCGAGCACGGTGTCGAGCACGGCGTGGACACCCCCGGGCTCGACGAGTGGCCCGGCGTGGTGGAACGCCTGCAGGCGCCCGTCGTACCCCACATGGGGTGGAACACCGTCGAGGTCCCCGAGGGCACCCGGCTCTTCGACGGGGTGGCGGGGGAGCGGTTCTACTTCGTGCACTCCTACGGCGTGCGCGAGTGGGTGCTGCGCACCAACGACCGGACCCGTGCACCGCTGGTGACGTGGGCGACGCACGGCGGCGACCGGTTCGTGGCCGCGGTGGAGAACGGCCCGCTGACGGCCACCCAGTTCCACCCGGAGAAGTCCGGGGACGCGGGCGCGGCGCTGCTGCGCAACTGGGTCGACTCGTTGAAGGGATGA
- the hisB gene encoding imidazoleglycerol-phosphate dehydratase HisB, with amino-acid sequence MSRTARIERATKESKVLVELDLDGTGRHDVSTGVGFYDHMLSSFSRHSLVDLTVQTEGDTHIDAHHTVEDTAIALGDALRVALGDKAGIRRFGDSLVPLDEALVQCAVDVSGRPYCVHTGEPDAQAYVTIGDSYLGSLTRHVFETLAFHAQIALHVRVLSSRDPHHLVEAQFKAVARALRDAVAFDPRETGVPSTKGSL; translated from the coding sequence ATGAGCAGGACGGCCCGCATCGAGCGTGCGACCAAGGAGTCCAAGGTGCTCGTCGAGCTCGACCTCGACGGCACCGGCCGCCACGACGTCTCGACGGGCGTCGGGTTCTACGACCACATGCTGTCGTCGTTCTCCCGGCACTCGCTGGTCGACCTGACCGTGCAGACCGAGGGCGACACGCACATCGACGCGCACCACACCGTCGAGGACACCGCGATCGCGCTGGGCGACGCGCTGCGCGTGGCGCTCGGCGACAAGGCCGGGATCCGGCGCTTCGGCGACTCCCTGGTCCCGCTCGACGAGGCGCTCGTGCAGTGCGCCGTCGACGTCTCCGGGCGGCCCTACTGCGTGCACACCGGCGAGCCGGACGCGCAGGCCTACGTCACCATCGGCGACTCCTACCTCGGCTCGCTGACCCGGCACGTCTTCGAGACGCTGGCCTTCCACGCCCAGATCGCCCTGCACGTCCGCGTGCTCTCCAGCCGCGACCCGCACCACCTCGTCGAGGCGCAGTTCAAGGCCGTGGCCCGCGCCCTGCGCGACGCGGTCGCCTTCGACCCGCGGGAGACCGGGGTCCCCAGCACCAAGGGCAGCCTGTGA